In Haladaptatus cibarius D43, the sequence CGCCGATAAGCCAGCGTTCGAGCGCGTTCACGCACGCTCGTTCGTTTCTTCTTTCCCGCCCTGCTCTGATACCGAACAGAATCACCTCCCTACTCGTGCCAGCACGGGACACAACCCTTTTCGGGCGTGCGAAAGAACGGAGAGGTATGGCAGACGAGGAAGCCAACGAAGACGACAGCGGAAACGATGGCGAAGAGAAATCGTTCCGAGAACGCGTCGAGGAAATCAGGGAAAAACGTGCGGAAGAGGGCGACGAAGACCGAGAAGACCGAGAGGAACGCCTGAAAGAAGCCCTCGGTGGCGGCGGCCCGGGCGGTATGGGCGGTGGCGGAGGAGGAGGGAACCCGTTCGCACAGATGATGGGCGGCATGATGGGCGGCGGCCCCGGTGGCATGGGCGGCGGGCCGGGCGGTCGCGGCGGCGAATCTGCCGGAAACGAAGATCTCACCCGTGAGGTTCGACAGCTTCGGGACGAAGTCCGTGACGTGACCCGACAGCTTCAGCGCATCGCAGACGCGCTCGAAGACGACTAGTCCGGTATTTTTGCGGTCACGATTTCCGAAACGGTCGTAACCTGTCACCCAACTTTCGGCAATTGTATAACCGAAAACGGGGTTTCTTATAGCTCGCATGCCTGTTTCGGTTCGTAACAGTGTCCGGGGAGACGAGCGACAGCAGTTCACTTGGCCTGCTCACCAACCGCGAGTTTATCGCCATTTCCAGCACCGCGTTCGCGCGAAGTCAAGCGTACTCGACGATTCTCATCGCGCTGGCGCTGTACGCCGACATGTTCCAGACGACGAGCACCGTGGAAGGACTGTTCGGCACGGCGTTCGCAATCGTTCAACTGTTCATCGTTCTTCCACTGGGTCGGTACATCGACACGCGAAACTCGAAGCGAATTTTGCTGTTCGGACTCCTGCTCAACGTCGTCGTCTTCGTCGGTTTCATGTTCGTCGAAAACGTCACCCACGTCATTCTCGTTCGCGTCTTGCAGGGAACCGCCGCGAGCATCCTCTGGTTGACCGGAATGACCGTCGTCGGTGAAATCAGCGACGAGGGTTCCCGCGGACTGTGGATTGGAACCTACAATCAGGTCGGCGCAATATCGAGTCTCATCGGGGACATCGTCGGCGGACTCCTGCTTTACGTCTACGGCTTTCAGGAAACCTACATCGCGCTTTCCCTCGTCACTCTCGGCGCGTTTTTCTCCGTCCTCCTGTTCCTTCGGGACAACCCCGGCGGACGAAAAGACCCCGAGGATTCGAGCGGCAGAGAAACCATCGAGATGCTTCTCGGACGCTCGGCCATCAAAGCCCTCGTCTTCTTTCGCCTCTCGTTCAGCGTCGGAAAGATGGCGGTCATCACCTTCCTTCCCATCTACGCCTACACCGAGTTCGGCATCAACCCGTTCATGGTCGGCGGCATCATGGCGGGCGGAAAACTGACCAAAGCCATCACGCAAGGGAAGGTCGGCCACTGGACAGATCGCATCAAACACACCCACTGGTTCATTCTCGCGGGCGCGCTGGTGTACGCGCTCGGCACCGCGCTCATCCCACTCGCCGGATTCGCACACATCTACATTCCGGATACGACCGTCACCGCGCTGGGCGAGGAGATGGCGCTCCCCGGAGCCTTCTTCGTCCTCTTTGCGGCCTACGCCGTCCTCGGAATCGGGGACAGCCTCCGCCTTCCGGCCAGCATGGCCCTGTTCGTCGGCGAGGGCGAGCAGTTCGACGCCGTGGCCTCCAGCCTCTCCCTGCGCTCTATCGCGTGGAAAGTCGGACAGGTCGGCGGCCCAGTGCTGGTGGGTGCCATCTGGGACGCCACGAGCGTCCTCGTCGCGTTCTGGACTGCGTCGGGATTCATCGTCGTGTCGTCGGCCGTGTTCGCGTGGCTGTACAGCACCGACCCCGCGCGCGAGCAGGTCGATGCCGTCGGCGGGGATTAGCGGCGAAACGTTGGTAGCGTCTGTTGATTTGAGATCGTTCGTTATTTTTCTGGGGTGAAGGTGGTCGCGTCCTCGGCACGATTTGGAACAAGCCACAGATTTCGGTAGGGCGAGTTACCACCGAAAAACGGCTGACTAAATTTGGGTTGGCCGGGTGCGCTCGCGCGCGCGGCCTCCGGCAGCTTCGGAGGCAACGGGCGACGCGAGGAGTGAGCGACTGTAAGGAGCGAGTGACGAGCGAGGGCGTGACCTACAGTCGTGACTTCTGCGGTCGTTACCCCACTGAAATCAATATCAACATATCGCAGGCGTGGTTTACAACCCACAGTTACAGACACACCAGTAGCCTCCGGAACTCCAAATTCACTCTCTCGTCCCGTTAGCCGAAGACGGAACGATGAAACCACTGAAGCCCTAAATGCGACCATGGACGAACAACCGGGACTCTCCGACCAGTACCGAAAATCCAGTCCGTGGCCGCTGTTCGTCGCGTTCGGGTTGGCGCTTTTCGAGGTCGGTATCGTCATGGCGCAGTATCTCTTTCCCGTCGCCGTCGGCGGCATGCTGATGTTTGTCGGGAGTTGTGTCGGCATCCTCCGCGAGTCGGAGTACATCAAAAATCCGTGGAAAGGACTCGTCGTCTCGGCGGGACTGGCGTTCGCCGTCGGCGGCGTCGTCTGGACGATGACGACCGGCGACGTGCGACTTCGGGGGACGGCCATCCTCATCGGCGGTGTCATCCTCCTCGTCGGTGCGATTGCCGGTGCCCTCTGGACGGGTTCCAGTATGAACGCGTCGTAAATGTCGAAGATAAAGTAATTCGGAGCTATTTCGACTCCGTTTGGGTACGATTTCTCGCTACCACGAACCATTAACCTATTTGATGCCCCCTTCGTTATCTCCACGTACTATGGCAGAACGTGTCTTCGACCGGGAAACGATACTCGACACCACGGTTAACGTGATTCCGCTCGGCATAATGGCGTTTTTCTTCGTCGTTTTCCTCGTCTTCGCGCCGTGGGGCGGCAGTTCCCTCGTCGGCCTCATCAGTTTCGCTCTCATCGTCATCCCGTTCATCGGGCTGGCTCTGCTAACGTATCTCACGGCACGAGTGATATAGACGAAGTCGTAACCTAACCTGTTCTTTGCACGAAATACTATAAACAAACGTGCACTCAGTAGGAGTGTCATGTCGAACGGAGTCGATTTCCAAGGATTCGACCGAGAGTTCCGCGCCGAGCTCCACCAGCGGTGAGGTAATCCAGATGCTTGCGTTGACGCTCGTTCAAATCGGGTGACGGACTCTGGGTGACCTCGTTTTCGACGTGATGTGTCTCCGGCTCTTTTTCCATCTTCCCACGGTCGAACAGCCAGTCATTCCGCGACTCGACCGCCCGGACGACGCCACGGTAATCGTCCTGTTCGAGCAACCCCTCAATGGCAGTTCTGTAGATCGACTCGGTGAATGCGTCGGCCCGTGTTTCGCTGATGGCATCGACGATGTACTCGCGAAGTCGGTCGATGTCTTGGGAGATCTGTGACTGAGAGACGTCGTAGCGTTCGCCAAGTCGAGTTTGGTTGACCGCTCGTGGATGGTTCGCCCGCTCGATAATTTGGAGGATTTCTGCCCGGCGCTGTTGCCAACTATACTCGTCGGGTGGCGTGTCCTCGGGGACAGTTATCACTCTGTAATCGATGTCTCCCATGCAGATTCCTCGAAGTATAAGTGAGTATTAGTCGTCGTCCGCAATGGTCTGGTTGACAGACGCGGTCATCTGACGCTTTGCCTCGCGGATTCGACGCTCAATGATTGGCTTATAGGCCCCCTCCTCGTCTAATTCAAACCCGACAAAGTTCCGCTCGTTCTGGATTGCCGCGACCGCGGTCGTCCCCGACCCCATAAATGGGTCAAGGATGAGTTCGCCTTCTGTTGTCGTGTATTTGAGCGCTTTCTCAACGAGGCTTGTAGAAAACGGCGCCGGATGTTTTCCGTAGTCGCCTTGATTATCTATGGCCGCATCGTTAACATCCCAGACACTCGGTGCTTTCAGATGTTTGAGTTCTGATTGCTCTTCTGAGTAGTGATAGATTGGTTCCCAGTCCCGCTGGAATTGCCCTCCTGCTGGAAGGTAGGGACGATGATACTGGTCTTTTTTTCCAAACAATCACAGAACGGAGCGGAAGCCCGACAAGGTCATGTACCCAGTCGTGTTTTTCCATCTTCCCCTCACCGTATCGCTGATCAAGATTGATGAATATGTGCCCATCGGGCTTCGTGACCCTCACCAGTTCCGAGAACACTGCACCAAGGAACTCGCGGAACTCCTTTTCTGTCCGGTCGTCGGTATAAGCGACTGCTTCCGATTTTCTGTCCCCTGATTGAGTCTTCTCAACGTTATATGGTGGACTGGTGAACACCATGTCAACACTATCATCTTCTAGATGCTCTTGCATCCCATCGATACAGTCCATGAAATGGACATCATGTTCTACGTCATACTCGTATGCAATTGAACTACTCTTATTGACGCGAATTTCCGCAAGGAGGTCATCCAGATCCTCGTCAGCCGCGTCCGTGAGGTCGGCAACCGCATCGCTTTTGCCGTTGTTCAGGAGGTAATCGTATTCAAGCGCATCACGCTTTTTGTCGTGTTCGCCCCGATTCTTGTTCATCTCCTGTCGCCAGAGACGACGGTCTGCTTCGTCGATGTTGAACTGCCGGACGGGGACTTCTGCAAGGCCTAGCTCTTGTGCCGCTCGCCAGCGGTGTTCCCCGTCCGCGATGACACCGTCGGTGTTTGTCAGAATTGGCCCGCCCAGCCAGCCCTCCGACCGCATTCGGTCGATGAGTAGGCCGAACTGTTCGTCCGACATCTCATTTGGATTGTCGCCGTCTGTTTCGAGGTCGTCTACCGGTACTGTCCCCTCAAATTCGGGTTGAGGGAGGTCTTCGAGGGATAGGTCGTCACTCATCGGTGTCTCCGTTATCGTGGTGTTCGGTTCCGCTTCCAGCTTCGCCGGTCAGTTTATCGAGGTGCGCGCGCTGCTGCTCGGTCAGTTCGTGCTGGTGATCGTGGGTGTGCGTGTGGTCGCCGTTGACTTCGAGGGTGTATTCCTCGGGCGGCGTCAGTCTGAATTTGTCACAGATATTCTCGTATCGACGGAGGAATCGCGGGTCGCCGCTTCGGTCGAACTGCATGAGACAGCGGGCCGCCGCAGTCTGGGCAACTTCCTGCGTGCCTTCCGGCGACCCAAGTAGCTCTTTCGCGTCGTCGAAGGCATCGCGTTCTTCGTCGGTCAGGTGGCGGGTGAAGTGTTTGGAAAATGCACCGTGCGAAACGGCGTTCTCGTTTCCTTCCGGTGCCCCCGCTCCGTCTCTCTCGCCACCGTTTCCACCGCCGTGATTTGACCACCTCCCTTCGGTGACATCGGGGCCTAAGCCCCAGCCTTCGGGCTGGCCGCAGTAGCCCTCAAAGATGACCTCGTCGTCTTCGTTCTTCGAGATTCGCTTGCCGTTGCAGGTGCCGTCGGGAGGGATTGTCGGGACATTTTCCGATAAGTTCCCGACCAACTCTGATTCGTCTTCCATGGGTTGATTGATTTGAAAATGGGAATTACGGGCCGAGTCCACTCGCGCTGGGAGACGAAAGACGACCACTGGACGGGATCGGCGGGTCGAACGCAGACCGGACGGAGCGACCGTCGCGACCGTGCCGGGCGATGAGGTGACAGCGTCGGCACGTCGCGGTGAGGTTGTCGTCGTTGCTGTTGTTCCGATTCCGGTCGCGGTGATGGACTTCTATCTGTGAGACTTCGTCGGCCGAGCGTCCAGCGCTGGCTTGAACAGTTTGTGCATTACTATAATCAGCAGAGACCGGCCCAATATCTCAACAGCCGAACATCTGTCGAGAAGAAACTAAACTAGACAGTGCCATACTTATGGTATATTTACAAAGATTCAAATTAGTAGAGGATATATAATAGTATTTTAGAAATTGGGATAAACCCGAAGTGAACTACTATGCTGCGTTTTCAGCACTCATAGACTCATAGGTGACTCCAAAGGCCCACATTGTAATCATCCCACCAAAGGTTAATAATGATATGCTAACACGAAGTGACTGCTGAAGTGGGAGAGTCGGACTGATACCAACGAGAGAAACGAACAGAAGGAATCCCGTGCCAACCCCACCCATAATTGCAGTACGTTGGTTTGTTGAATCGTCATACAAAAGTTTAGGCTGTGAAATTAAAAGATATACCCCACTTGTATATACAATTGCACATGCGATCGCAAGTATGAAATCTGGATAGAGAAATTTATGGGTTGTACCTCCGATAAGAATACCTATTGTAGCAGATAATACAGTTTTCCTCAATTTTTCCATAGTGAGAACAACACTATGTGTTGATAAAATTCTTCTGATTGGGAACGGTCAAAGGTTTGAATGTGAGCGTGAATTCTCGAAGCGACGATACACACTCCACAATCACATCGTCCTGCTCTGTCCCAAAATCCGGAGGAACACGACCCACCGGACACTTCCCAACGAACTCATACAATGACAAAGAATATCATGACCAGATGATTCGAGTACTGACTCGAGAAGAAGAGTTCTCTCGCCCATTAAACACCGAAATTTCTTGCCACTCCACAAGGGCATGGACACTGGGTTAGTTACTGGTACAGTAAAATAGTATAATAGTAATTAAACTAAAACAAACTATGAGACTGAATAACATAACTAGATATAAATAAATTTAAAAAGAATGAATGTATTTTTGAACTTGATGTCAAAAGATATTCCAAACGGAATGAGTAGAAGACAATATATGAAGAGTGCTAGTATCGCAGGAGCTAGCGCTATTGCTCCCGCATCTGCGAAATCAGTCTCGCAGAGAAAGGAGGTTGAAGTAAATCAACTACGGGAAAAGAAAGCAAGTAAAACTCTCTCTATCGCCGAGAATGACGACGAATTCCAAAATTTAATTGCGGGACTCAAAAAAGATGGGCGATCCATCAATTTATCAAAAAGTGATAAATCGGCTTACGAAATCGTTCAAAAGGTAGAGAAGACAGATCAGAAAAGCAGTTTCCGGATTGCATCATTCAACCTAGAAGACTCAAACTCAAACGAAACTATCGAAATCGCAGCCCGAATCCGAGATAATGATCAATCACACCGATTCAACCCATTCACATCGAATCTAATTGTAGAGCCGATGTGTTATGTACATAGAAATCCAGAGACGAACAATAGTGGGGAAATTTCTACCCAGTCTACTCTCTCTCAGAAGGCGACAATTTATTTAGCGGATGGGAGCGGCCCAAGTATTGAGAGCGAGGCGATCAATGAGACACACGAAACTATCAAAACTAAATATGGCTCTGTTAATAAATCGGAATATACTCTAAGTATAAATTCAAAAGACGGTGTTTCTATCCAAGGAGCAAACCCCATCTGTGGAGCAGCACCAGACATTTCTTGCAATGTCTGTATGGCGGCGATCGGTGTTACGAATGAAGGGATCTGTACCCTTGGCTCTGCTGCATACTGTGCGATTGCAACATCTCAAACAGTTATCGGACCAGTTGCGTGTGCGGGTCTATTCTTTGTTGTCTGTACTCTGCTGAACGTTACTGTCTGGAATCCAAAAGAAATCTGTAATGATATGTGTCTCTGTGAGGATGGGTGGATGCCCTGGTAGGTCTGGTTTGCCACGACAGATTCAACATCGTCCTCTGTCCACAACGGGTGCCAGTGTTCATCGAAGACTGTTCCTTCGACTATCTCTTCGCGGAACTCCCACCGGATTTTCTCGGGTATCATTTGGAATCATGCATCGTCGCTCGGTGGAAGCGCGGGCATCTCGTTCCACCCGCAGAACAAACATGAGTAGCCACTAACTGTCCACGGTGCATAGCAGTGACAATCCGGACAGCGCGGTGTGCCGTCGGCATCGACGAACGCACGACCGTCGTCGCCATGTTTCGGCTCTCGTTGGGATGGCGGATCTGGTATCTGTTGGAGGTCTTGGTACGAAAACGAAGACCGCGAGTGCGCCTGTTCGACGGCAAGTCGGAAGTTGTCGTCATCGCGACCGCCCCATTTGGGGAGTCGCTTCCGGTGAGCCACCGCGGCGACGAGCAGGTGCGGGTCGTGCGGGATACGCTTTCGCATGAGCTGAGCGGAGAGTTCCCACGCGACTTCGACGGCGTCGTCTTTCGCGAGAGGTCGCTGGGTATCGTGGAGCGACCCGCACTTGCACGCTCGCGGTGGGTTCTGTCCTTCGGTTCCTGCTTCTGGAACCGGCCGAGTCGTATCCATCGCCGGAACGTAGAAGCGGACGAGGCCCTTCGCTCGCTCGGCGGCATGTGAGTGCGGCAGGATGACGTGGCGATTATGCCGGAAGCAACTGTTGCAGATTTCGGGGTCGCGTTGGATCAGTTCGACGAAGACGTTCTCTGGACGACGTTTTTTCGGCGGTGCGTGCTGGTCTTTTGGTTCCCACTGGTAGGCGGGACTCTGATTTTGGACGGAGGCCATTGGTGGTTGAATCCAGCAGACGCTCGACGTGTGGTGCGCCGATGTGGAGAAAAGCGTCGCTGGTGAGATGGCCTGCCCGTCCACGCGGGCAGGGGTTATCCTCTTCTTAGTGACTCTGTCGGCATAGGCTTTACTTAGATTTCGTCAGAATCGTCAGCGAGTCTGTAATTCTGGCGCGGTCGCTCACCCCGCTTCGGGATGGCAATTACTGTCTCCAGACGCCACTTTTCGGCAAGATTACGACAACGTTCGAATATGTTACTGCGACTGGCTTCGAGTTCGTCGGCAATATCTGTTGGATGTGCGCCGGGCTGAGATTCGTCTGCCGGGTCATCGAGCTTATCAACAGCGGCGAGGATTTCGTCGTCAGGGATTCTTGAGCGTGGCATTAGCGGTTGATGTCCGTTGGTCGGATGCGTTTCAGTTCGACCAGTTCGCCGTTGGGCGCTCGAATGGCAACAACGCGGTCGGGGTCGTCGTCGATGGTCTGGAGTGGTGCGCCGAGAACGAACTCCGTTGGCAGGTTGACGGTCATTCGTCCTCCGGGTCTGGTTTCCGGCGGCGATGCTTCTCGGCGTTCCACCCGCAATCGACACAGGCGCGAACGCCGCTGGATTCATTCATCGGAGCGAAGCCACCGCACTCCGGACAGGGGTCGGTCGTCGGGCAGTCGATGCTCGTATCGAACATCGTTATCGGTAGTCCTCCAGTGTTGTCGTGTTCGGGAGGTCGAACGCATCGTAATCCTGCCTCTCGTGTCGGGGTGAGGTTGCGCTCGCGGCACATCCGCTGGACGGCGGTCGCGTAGGCCGACCGGTCGTGGTCGGTAACGACCGGGATTTCAATCGCGAACTCCGGTGCATCGTCGCGAAGTTCATCAGGGGTTTGCAGTCGCTTCCGGAGTTGGTTGGCAAAGGCCGCCTTTTTGCTGTTGAACGCGCCGACGAACACCACGTTTCCGATGAGATTTCCGTAGGGTTCGTTTGCGTCAATCGACGGTGTGAGTGCCTCTTCTTGTTTGTCTTCGCGGGATTCGAACAACTGCCGATAGGCGCTGTGGTGTCCGTACCGCGACTGGATTGCAAGCCCGATTGCGAACGTCTTGTGGAGATGAGTGGCGGCATGCACGGCGACGAGGCGAACGGCTACACAGCCCCGATTGCGAACGTCTTGTGGAGATGAGTGCAGTCGGCATCGAAGTTCTGGGCGAATTTCGGCAGGCGAACCTCGCGGGTCAGCCCGACGTCGTTCAGGTCGAGCAGGTGAACCATCGTTCCGGCCAGCCCGAGTGCTTCTCGGGTGATGACGCCGCGGAACTCGGCTTCCGAACACTCGAAGTCGCCGCGGTTGAGTCGCTTCGTCATATCGCAGAGGTGGTTCTCGGCGTCGCGGAGTTCGGCGATGTAGTCCGCACCGTCTTCGACGCGGTTCGGAAGATAGCCGAGACAGCGCGACGACCACAGGAAGTCGCGATGGTTTTCGACGAACTCGGCGAACTGCCCATCCTCGTCCAGTCGTTCTGGTGGGAGCACTCGGTTGAACGTCCGGGTGCTGGCTAACGCTCTTGCGATACACACCCAGAACTGCATGGGGCCATCGTACTCAGCAGAGACTACCAAGTGGTCGCGGTCGGCGTCGTAGTACC encodes:
- a CDS encoding HTH domain-containing protein; protein product: MGDIDYRVITVPEDTPPDEYSWQQRRAEILQIIERANHPRAVNQTRLGERYDVSQSQISQDIDRLREYIVDAISETRADAFTESIYRTAIEGLLEQDDYRGVVRAVESRNDWLFDRGKMEKEPETHHVENEVTQSPSPDLNERQRKHLDYLTAGGARRGTLGRILGNRLRST
- a CDS encoding MFS transporter; the protein is MSGETSDSSSLGLLTNREFIAISSTAFARSQAYSTILIALALYADMFQTTSTVEGLFGTAFAIVQLFIVLPLGRYIDTRNSKRILLFGLLLNVVVFVGFMFVENVTHVILVRVLQGTAASILWLTGMTVVGEISDEGSRGLWIGTYNQVGAISSLIGDIVGGLLLYVYGFQETYIALSLVTLGAFFSVLLFLRDNPGGRKDPEDSSGRETIEMLLGRSAIKALVFFRLSFSVGKMAVITFLPIYAYTEFGINPFMVGGIMAGGKLTKAITQGKVGHWTDRIKHTHWFILAGALVYALGTALIPLAGFAHIYIPDTTVTALGEEMALPGAFFVLFAAYAVLGIGDSLRLPASMALFVGEGEQFDAVASSLSLRSIAWKVGQVGGPVLVGAIWDATSVLVAFWTASGFIVVSSAVFAWLYSTDPAREQVDAVGGD
- a CDS encoding DUF7541 family protein, translated to MDEQPGLSDQYRKSSPWPLFVAFGLALFEVGIVMAQYLFPVAVGGMLMFVGSCVGILRESEYIKNPWKGLVVSAGLAFAVGGVVWTMTTGDVRLRGTAILIGGVILLVGAIAGALWTGSSMNAS
- a CDS encoding DNA methyltransferase: MSDDLSLEDLPQPEFEGTVPVDDLETDGDNPNEMSDEQFGLLIDRMRSEGWLGGPILTNTDGVIADGEHRWRAAQELGLAEVPVRQFNIDEADRRLWRQEMNKNRGEHDKKRDALEYDYLLNNGKSDAVADLTDAADEDLDDLLAEIRVNKSSSIAYEYDVEHDVHFMDCIDGMQEHLEDDSVDMVFTSPPYNVEKTQSGDRKSEAVAYTDDRTEKEFREFLGAVFSELVRVTKPDGHIFINLDQRYGEGKMEKHDWVHDLVGLPLRSVIVWKKRPVSSSLPSSRRAIPAGLGTNLSLLRRAIRTQTSESTECLGC
- a CDS encoding DUF6684 family protein is translated as MAERVFDRETILDTTVNVIPLGIMAFFFVVFLVFAPWGGSSLVGLISFALIVIPFIGLALLTYLTARVI
- a CDS encoding site-specific DNA-methyltransferase, producing MYHYSEEQSELKHLKAPSVWDVNDAAIDNQGDYGKHPAPFSTSLVEKALKYTTTEGELILDPFMGSGTTAVAAIQNERNFVGFELDEEGAYKPIIERRIREAKRQMTASVNQTIADDD